GAGAGTTGTCCCCTTGGGCAGTAGCAATTTGCAGGGAAATGTTAGTACACGTCACCTATTAGAACGTATACGTAAGTTCTACGAGGCTTTAGCTGAGCCATTCATAGGTAGAGATGAAGAAGCGCGAGCAGTAACATTAGCCATACTTGCACGTGAGCATGTAGTATTAATAGGAGAGCCTGGTACAGCAAAATCGGCTATAGCTAGGCGTAGCGCCGAGCTAATTAATGCCAAGTTCTTTAAATACCTCTTGACAAAGTATACCGAGCCAAGTGAACTCTTCGGCCCCCTAGATCTTAACGCATTGAGAGAGGGTAGATATGTCAGAATAACTCGAGGCAAAATGCCGGAGGCCGAAATAGTATTCCTCGATGAGGTATTTAATGCGAACTCTGCCGTTCTCAATGCATTGCTAAGCATTATGCAGGAGCGTGTATGGTATGACGGCTACACCGAGGTACATGTGCCTTTATGGACACTCATAGGCGCTACCAACAGAGTACCCGAGGAGCCGGAACTAGAAGCTATATATGATAGGTTCCTTGTCCGCCAGTATGCTAAGCCACTTCCAGAAAACAAGTGGAGCGAACTTCTCGACGCCGGCTGGAGAATAGAAGCCGGCAAAATCCCTCCAGCACAGCCTGTACTCGACATAGACACGTTAAACGAACTTCATAAACTAATATTCGAAGTTGACATGTCTGATATTAAGCCTAAACTTTTACGCCTATTTGCTGTCCTAGAAGAAAGGGGACTCCACCTAACAGATAGGCGTAAGGCAAAATCACTAAAGATAATCGCCGCTAATGCACTTCTCGAAGGAAGGCTGAAAGCTGAGGAACGTGACCTCATAGTCCTCAAGTACATAGCACCAAGGGATATCGAGGACTTCGACAAGGTTAGCATAGTGCTTTCAGAAGAACTACGTATGCCGGAACGCTTTATAAAAGAGTTAAACGATATTAAGGCTAACGTCAAAGAAGCTGCAAGACTCGTAGACTCTATGAGGAGTTACGACCCACGTCTTGTCGACCTATTTAGGAGCCTAAAGATAGCAAAGAGCAGGATACTGAACATACTAAAGGAGGCAGACGATGAACGTGTAAGAATGCTTGCCGACGAGACCCTCCATGAGATAGACGAACTACTAGAAAAGATATCTTACAAGCTGGGGATGTAAGATAATGACTATACTTAAGGGAGTAAACTACAACGATCCACCCATAAGATATAGGGGAGAGCGTATAATAACACTTCTTCGTAAGCTTCTACCCGAGCCAATTGAGACACCCGACTATCTAGATACAGACTTTGCGATAACAGTGTACTATTCGCTATTCCTCCCTTACCCAATGCTTCAAAAACCCAAAGTCAAGGACCGGAAAAACCTATTACATTACATGATAATATCCAAGATGCTTGCATCACCTCGGCTTGTCGAGGTAAAAAAGCACACTATAGCTGACTCCACTACGAGCATGGTGGCGTCAGCTGTATTCCTAGAAGCCCTTGCTCAAGAGCTAAACAAGCTACCACGTCCCCAAGATGGCGAAGCAAGCACATCAAACAAGTATGACTCTGGCAGGGAATCTACCCAAGAGAGCGAACTGGAGAGGAGCGTCGAGAGGGCACTTGAGACTGCAAAAGATGCAGCCCGGCAAGCCAAGGAAATAACTAATCTTGCTATGAAGTTTGCCGCAGGAAGCACCTCCATACTAACTTTGGATGACGTTATAAGGGATGTCATTAACCTGGCACGCAATACTGATGTACGTATGTTACTCGAAGCCCTCAAGACCATAGAAGATTCCGAGGCATATATAAAGACTAGGAAGATACAGAGTCCACGAGGCGAGTTAGACGGCTACGAATTAGGCAATGATATAGAACGTGTAGCTGCAAGCGAGCTAGCCCTTCCCCACGAACTGTTTCTCGTAAAGTTTGCTGAACGAAACCTACTACTCTATCGGAAAGTTGTCAACGAGGATTACGGGAAGTTCTACGTGCTACTCGACAAGAGCGGAAGCATGATGGGGATGAAGATTATATGGGCTAAGGCTGTGGCTTTAGCTCTAGCCCAAAGAGCAGCTAGAGAGAGACGAGAATTTTACATACGGTTCTTCGATAGCATACCTTACCCACCACTCCACATACCCAAGAGGATACACGGGAGAGACATAGTAAAACTGCTCGAGTACATAGCAAGGATAAGAGCTAATGGCGGCACAGACATAACACGTGCAATACT
The window above is part of the Pyrodictium delaneyi genome. Proteins encoded here:
- a CDS encoding vWA domain-containing protein, with translation MTILKGVNYNDPPIRYRGERIITLLRKLLPEPIETPDYLDTDFAITVYYSLFLPYPMLQKPKVKDRKNLLHYMIISKMLASPRLVEVKKHTIADSTTSMVASAVFLEALAQELNKLPRPQDGEASTSNKYDSGRESTQESELERSVERALETAKDAARQAKEITNLAMKFAAGSTSILTLDDVIRDVINLARNTDVRMLLEALKTIEDSEAYIKTRKIQSPRGELDGYELGNDIERVAASELALPHELFLVKFAERNLLLYRKVVNEDYGKFYVLLDKSGSMMGMKIIWAKAVALALAQRAARERREFYIRFFDSIPYPPLHIPKRIHGRDIVKLLEYIARIRANGGTDITRAILTAVDDIISGSSTSKVSDIILITDGEDRVAIDTVRRALARANARLHTVMIYGNNPDLRVVSESYMVATKLDREEALKVIMAGT
- a CDS encoding AAA family ATPase translates to MQGNVSTRHLLERIRKFYEALAEPFIGRDEEARAVTLAILAREHVVLIGEPGTAKSAIARRSAELINAKFFKYLLTKYTEPSELFGPLDLNALREGRYVRITRGKMPEAEIVFLDEVFNANSAVLNALLSIMQERVWYDGYTEVHVPLWTLIGATNRVPEEPELEAIYDRFLVRQYAKPLPENKWSELLDAGWRIEAGKIPPAQPVLDIDTLNELHKLIFEVDMSDIKPKLLRLFAVLEERGLHLTDRRKAKSLKIIAANALLEGRLKAEERDLIVLKYIAPRDIEDFDKVSIVLSEELRMPERFIKELNDIKANVKEAARLVDSMRSYDPRLVDLFRSLKIAKSRILNILKEADDERVRMLADETLHEIDELLEKISYKLGM